ACTGGTGCATGCGCTTCTACGACGACGACACCCGCGTCGGCCTGCGCCTGGTCCGGGAGATCGCCGCCCGGTCCGGCCTCGGCTGGACCGTCGACGAGGTGCGCTGGCTGCTCGACCAGTCGCACACCAGCAAGGCCGCCGCGCACCGGTTCACCCTGCCGCTCGCCGCGGCGGCGGAGCTGCCGCCCGACGCGCGGCCCGCCGCGGTGACCACCGACGACCACCGGCATCTGCCCGTCCGCTGACCGGTGCCGCCCCCGGCGGGCCGAAGCGGCGGAGTCGGCGTCGGGCGGGGCACAATGATCGCCACCGTCTTCAGCCGGAAGGACGCCCGTGCCCGCCTCCGAACCGACAATCGTCGCCACCAGCATGGGTTACGTCAGCCGGCGTCGTGGCCCGTGGGACGCCCGGCCCAGCCAGCTCTTCGACCACATGGCCGAGCTGGCGCGGGCCGGCGACACGCCCCGGGTCTGCTATCTCGGCCAGGCCGTCGGCGACCAGCCCACCGGCCTCACCGTGTTCTACGGCGCGTTCGCCGGCACCCGGTTCCGTGCGTCCCACATGGCGCTCTACCCGATGCCGAACGTCGCGGACGTACGCGCCCACCTGCTCGCCCAGGACATCATCTGGGTCGGCGGCGGCAGCGTGGCCAACCTGTGCGCGGTGTGGCAGGTGCACGGCCTGCCGGAGATCCTGCACGAGTGCTGGCAGGCCGGCGTGGTGCTGGCCGGCGTCTCCGCCGGCTCGATCTGCTGGCACGTCGGCGGCGCCACCGACAGCTACGGCCCGGACCTGCGGCCCTTCACCGACGGGCTGGCCTGGCTGCCGTACGGCAACGGCGTGCACTACGACAGCGAGGAGCAGCGCCGGCCGCTGATGCACCGGCTGGTCGCCGACGGCACGCTGCCGACCAGCCACTGCACCGACGACGGCGTCGGGCTGGTCTACCGGGGCACCCGGATGGTCGAGGCGGTGGCCGACCGGGCCGGCGTGGCCGCGTACGAGCTGGTCCGCGCCGAGGACGGCACGGTGCGGGAGACGCGGATCGAACCCCGGCTGCTGCCCACCGGGCCGGACGGCCGACCGACCGCGTAAGCTGGCTCGTCGTGAGTCTCACCATCGGCATCGTCGGCCTGCCCAACGTGGGCAAGAGCACCCTGTTCAACGCGCTTACCAAGAACGACGTGCTCGCCGCGAACTACCCGTTCGCCACCATCGAGCCGAACGTCGGCGTGGTCGGGCTCCCCGACGAACGCCTGGGCAAGCTCGCCGAGATCTTCTCCTCGCAGAAGGTGCTGCCGGCGCCGGTCTCGTTCGTCGACATCGCCGGCCTGGTCCGGGGCGCCTCCAAGGGGCAGGGCCGGGGCAACGCGTTCCTGGCCAACATCCGCGACGCCTCGGCGATCTGCCAGGTGGTGCGCGCCTTCTCCGACCCGAACGTGGTGCACGTCGACGGCAAGGTCTCCCCGGCCGACGACATCGAGACGATCAACACCGAGCTGATCCTGGCCGACCTCCAGACGCTGGAGAAGGCGCTGCCCCGACTGGAGAAGGAGGCCAAGCTCCGCAAGGACCGGGCCGCCGCCGTCGAGGCCGCGAAGAAGGCCGCCGAGGTCCTCGACAACGGCATCACCCTGTACGCGGGCGCCGCCGCCGCCAAGGTCGAGCTGGAGCACCTGCGCGAGCTGCACCTGCTCACCACCAAGCCGTTCATCTACGTCTTCAACGTCGACGAGGCCGAGCTGGGCAACGCCGCGTTCCTCGACGAGCTGCGCGCCCTGGTCGCGCCCGCCGAGGCGGTCTTCATGGACGCCAAGATCGAGTCGGAACTGGTGGACCTGCCCGAGGACGAGGCCCGCGAGCTGCTGGAGTCGATCGGGCAGTCCGAGCCGGGGCTGGACCAACTCGTCCGGGTGGGCTTCCGGACGCTCGGGCTCCAGACGTACCTCACCGCCGGCCCCAAGGAGGCGCGGGCCTGGACCGTGTCGATCGGGGCGACCGCGCCGGAGGCTGCCGGGGTGATCCACAGCGACTTCCAGCGCGGCTTCATCAAGGCCGAGGTGGTCTCCTACGACGACCTGGTCGCGGCCGGATCGATGGCGGCGGCGAAGGCCGCCGGCAAGGTCCGGATCGAGGGCAAGGAGTACGTCATGCAGGACGGCGACGTGGTGGAGTTCCGCTTCAACGTCTGATTCCGGTTCGGCGTCCGCCGCGCAGGTCGTGGCATCTTTCCTACTCGTTTGACACACTGTGGTGATGAGTGAAGCGGCCTACGGCATCGGCGAAGGACCTGCGACGCGGGTGAGCCTGTCGCTGCCCGAGGGGACGGCTGAGGCGATCCGGGCGCGGGTGGGCAAGCGGGAGTTCTCCGCGTTCATTGCCGAGGCGGTCGAGCGGGAGCTGCGCGGCCAGGTGCTCGACGAATACCTGGCCGACTACGAGAGCCGTAAGGGGCCGGTCTCCGAGAAGGCTCGCCAGCGGGCGCGGCAGGTTTTCGACGAGGTGTTCGCCGAGGAGAACGAGTGGCCCGTCGCAAGCTGATCCACGAGGGGACGCTCGTCCTCGACAGCGAAGGGCTCTCGAAGCTGCTCTCCGACGACGAGCAGGTGGTGGCACTGATCGCCGAGGCGCGCTCGCGTGGCATGGAGGCCGTGATCAGCGCACTCACCATCATCGAGGTCGCTCATGCCCGCACGAACAAGACTCGCCTGAACTGGGTGCTTTCCGGATTGCGAGTGATTCCAGTTGGCGACGAGGAAGCAAGGGCGGCGTCGAAGCTGCTGATGGATGCCGGTCTGCATGGGCACAAGTACGCGATTGATGCGGCAGTCGCCGAGGCGGCGTTGCGACAGCATCGCCCTGTGGCCATGTTGACTTCCGGCATCGACGACATGGCCAAGCTCTGCGGCGACCGTGTCCGGCTTGTATCGGTGTGAGCTCTCGCAAGGGCGTCGTCGGTCGAGCGCGCGACGTTGCGCGGTACGCAACCCGGTGGAGTTCCGCTTCAACGTCCAGATTCCGGCCTTTTCCGCAGGTCAAGAGGCTGAATTCTCGCCTTGGGTTGTGGTGCTCGGGAGCACGAAAACACCCCGGTCTACTCAGCGACGAACACGCCTACGCCGGGCAGCGTCTCGGTCATGCCCTTGATCCGTAGCACCTGCATGGCGCGGTCGATCACGGGCTCGGTCACGCCGTAGTGCCCGATCAACTCTCGCCGACCGGGCAGCTTGGCGGCAGTGCTCGCCTCCCGTGGATTGTCGCCCACCAAAGCCCAACTGATCATGAAGTTGGCGGCGCCAGATGTTACCGCTAACTTCATGATCAACGGGTCGCGAAGACGGCAGCCGTGAGCACCAACACCACGAGCACCAGGAGCGATACCACCACCGTCGCCATGCCATCGACGCTACGGCATGCGCGCCAGCTCAGGGTGACCCGAGACGGCTGACCGTTTCCTGGTGCGAGATCTTGGAAGCGGAAGGCCCCTCCAGGGGCCAATTTCTTCCAAGGTCTACCTGAACCGCCGGACCGGTCGAACGACTCACCGCCGGGGGATCGGCCAGGCCGGCCGCACGTCGCCGAGGACTACGAGCGGAGGTCGTCGACGAGCTTCTGGACCCGGGTACGGATGTCGTCGCGCACCTGACGGACGACGTCCAGGGGCTGGCCGGCGGGGTCGGTGAGCGTCCAGTCCTCGTAGCGCTTACCGGGAAACACCGGGCAGGCGTCGCCGCATCCCATGGTGACGATGACGTCGCTGGCTTCGGCCGTATCCCAGGTGAGCTTGGCGGGCGTCTGGTCGGTGATGTCGATGCCGACCTCGCGCATGGCCTCGACGGCGACGGGGTTGATCCGGTCGGCCGGCTCGCTGCCGGCGGAACGGACCTCGACGGTGTCGCCGGCGAGGTGACGCAGCCAGCCGGCGGCCATCTGGGAGCGGCCGGCGTTGTGGACGCAGACGAACAGGACGCTGGGCTTGTTGCTCATCGGGCTTCGGCCTCCGGGGCGAGGTGGGGCACGACCACGGCGTCAGCCGTGTCGGCGGCGTGCGGGTACCAGACGGCGAGGGCGGCGGTGGCGACCAGGCCGCCGACGAGCTGGGCGGCGACGAAGCCGGGCACGGACGCCGGGGCGATGCCGGCGAAGGTGTCGGTGAAGGCTCGGCCGATGGTGACGGCCGGATTGGCGAACGACGTCGACGAGGTGAACCAGTAGGCGGCCCCGATCCAGGCGCCCACGGCGGCCGGCGCGGCGGCGGTGCGGCCGGATCGGGCGAGGGCGAAGACCAGGAGGATCAGGCCGGTGGTGGCGACCACTTCGGCCAGCCACAGATTCCCTCCGGCCCGGCCGGTGCGCGACCAGGCCACGGCCGGGAGACCGAACATCAGGTCGGCCAGCACCGCGCCGGCGATGGCACCCACGGTCTGGGCGACGGCGTAGACGGCGAGGTCCCGGCCGGTGAGGCCGGTGCCGGCGCGGCGACCGAGCCACCAGTCGACGGCGGAGACGACCGGGTTGAAGTGCGCCCCGGACACCGGCCCGAAGATCAGGATCAACGCACCCAGCGCCAGGGCGGTGGCGATCGCGTTCTCCAGCAGTTGGAGACCGGTGTCGGCGGGGGAGAGCCGGGCGGCGGCGATCCCGGAGCCGACCACGGCGGCGACGAGCAGGGCGGTGCCGGCGAACTCCGCCGAGGCCCGCCGGGGCAGGGCGAGGCTCACGCGACGGTGCCGGTGGGGGCGGCGGAGATGTCGAGCAGCGCGCCGAGCTGGCGGAACGCCTCCGGCCGCACCCGGTACCACACCCACGTGCCGCGGCGCTCCGAGTCGACCAGGCCAGCCTCGCGCAGCACCTTCAGGTGGTGGGAGATGGTCGGCCCGGAGAGGTCGAACGCCGGGGTCAGGTCGCAGACGCACATCTCGGGCACCGAGGCGATCATCGACATCAGCCGCAGCCGGACCGGGTCGCCCAGGGCCTTGAACATCGGCGCGACCACCGCCGCCTGCTCGGCATCCATCGGGCGGACCGCGATCGGGGAGCAGCAGGCCACCACCGGCAGGTCTTGTTTCGACATGCCTCTAGGTTGACAGAATTCAAAACAGGGTGCAACGTGGGTCTTGCTTCGACAAACATCTAATTCGGAGGCACCCATGTCCCGTGTCCAGCTCGCCCTCCGCGTGTCCGACCTCGAAGGCTCCGTGGCCTTTTACGCAAAGCTCTTCGGCGTCGAGCCGGCGAAGCGTCGCCCCGGCTACGCCAACTTCGCGATCGAGAATCCGCCCCTGAAGCTCGTCCTCCTCGAAGGCGAGGGCGACCAGCCCACCGTCATGGACCACCTGGGCGTCGAGGTGGCGAGCACCGCCGAGGTCAACGCCGCGACCAGTCGCCTCCCCGACTCCAGCCTGATCACGCTTGAGGAGAACGACACCGAGTGCTGCTACGCCCTCCAGGACAAGGTCTGGGTACGCGGCCCCGGCAACGAGCCGTGGGAGGTCTACACCGTCAAGGCCGACTCGGCTCAGTTGGACAAAGCCACCGAGAGTGCGTGCGGCACCCCGGCCACCAGCGGAGCCGCCTCCACCTGTTGCTGATCGTCACGCCCGTGCGCGCCCGCCTCCGATCGGAAGGCGGGCGCGTGGCGCTGTGGGCGCACGGGGCAGGTGCACCGCTCCAGGGGCGACGCCATGGCCTGCTCGGCGACGGCGCCCCTCAGCGACTGCGGCCGGGCACCAATCCCAGCAGATCGATCTTGACCGCAAACGGCGTCGCGGTGTGTAGTTCGCGTCGATGGATTCCGGTCGGTGCATACGACCGAGTGGGGCTGTCGATCTCGTAGGTGTGGACCACCGGTGATCCGTCCTCGTCCTCGACCCGCCAGTAGTTCGCGATACCCGCTTCCGCGTACTTGCGCAGCTTGACGCTGCGGTCCCGATGCGCCGACTCGGGCGAGACCACCTCCACGACCAGGAGCGTCTCCTCGGGCGTGTAGAAGGTGCGGGACGGGTCGTAGGGCGCCGTCGTGGCAAGTAGATCGGGCTCGGGGCGATTCCATCTGTCGAGCCGGATCGTGATCTCCCGGTCGACCTCGACGCCGGTCGGTGCCTGCTCCGTCAGGGCGTTCACCAGCGCGGTGACCATCCGGGCGTGCCAGACCCGTTGGGGAGACATCATGAAGACGAGTGCTCCGTCGATGAGTTCGGTGTGACGCGGTGCTTCGGTGAGCTGGTCCAAGTCCTCGGAGTACCAGCCCTCCGGGCGAGGCGGGCGCATCCACTCGGGCACCGCAGTCATGACCTCATGCTAGCGCTCGGCAACGGCCCGGCCTGCGCGCTCATCCTGCCGGCGTGCCGGATGGGCAATGCCAGCGTTGCGGCACCGGCGAATGCCGCCGTGGCCTCACGATGACGCCACGGAATGGACGACGTTTGAGCAGCAACGATTCCTTGCACCGATGTCACCGCGTGCCAAAGTGATGCCATCTAGGCTTGCCGTGGTGCCATCCTGTGTGCCACAGTAGTGCCATGGACTTGACCTCGTATGTGAGCAACCTCGGGCGGGAGTTCGCCGCCCTCGCCGAAGCCGGCGGTGAAGAATCGCGTGCGCTGGTCGAGCGCCTGACCGGGCCGCTGGAGTCGGCGATCCGGATGACCCTGCTGGACGCGCTGTCGGCCGCCGCCGACGAGATCACCCGGGAACTGGCCCCGGGCTCGGTGGAGCTGCGCCTGCGCGGCCGGGACCCGGACTTCGTCGTCACGGTGCCGCCCGCCGAGCCGCTTCCCGCCGCGACCGGGGACAGCGCGGCGCCCGACATCGACCTGCCGATCGCCGAGGACGGTCCGGTCGCCCGGATCAACGTCCGCATGCCCGAGCAGCTCAAGGCCGCGGTCGAGGAGGCCGCGGCGGCGGAGGGACGATCGGTCAACGCCTGGCTGGTCCGGGCCGCCGCCGCCGGCCTGCCCCGGGCCGACCGGGAGTCGCGTCCCGAGCCGCGTCACGGCGGCAAGCGGTCCCAGCAGCGCCTGACCGGCTGGGTGCACTAGACCACACCGCACCTCTCACGTCCCCCTGACCTGCGGGGACGACCCAACGACCCGGAATGCGGGGACAACCATGCCTGTTTTCGACACGCCCGAATCGATCACCGTCACGATGGACCTCGGCGTCGCCGCCGTGTGGATCGCCGCCGGCGACCGCGCCGACACCGTGGTGGAGGTCCGCCCGAGCAACGCCGCCGACGAATCCGACGTCCAGGCCGCCGCGCAGGTACGCGTCGACTTCGCCAACGGCGCGCTCCAGGTCACCGGCCCGAGGCGCGCCTTCGACTTCTCGAAGAAGAGCCGGTCGGTGGACGTCTCGATCGAGCTGCCGAGCGACTCCCAGCTCTCCGCGCACCTGCTGATGGGCGGCGTCAGCGGCACCGGCCGGCTCGGTGAGACCCAGGTGAAGACCACCGGCGACGTCCGGCTGGAGCGGACCGGGCCGCTGCGCCTGCACACCGGTGTCGGCCACGTCGCCGTCGACGGGGTCACCGGCGACGCGGAGATCTCCACCGGCTCCGGCACGGTCCGGGTCGGCGCGGTCGAGGGCGCCGTGGCGGTCAAGAACTCGAACGGCAACACCACGATCGACGCGGCCAGCGGCGACGTGCGGGTGCGCAACGCGAACGGCGCCGTCGAGGTCACCCGCGCGGGCGCGGGCGTCGACGCGAAGACCTCCAACGGCGGCATCCGCGTCGGCGAGGTGGCGCGCGGCTCGGTCGTGCTCCGCACGGCCATGGGCGACCTGGACGTCGGGGTCGCGCCGGGCACCGCCGCGTGGCTGGAGGTCAACACCGGCTTCGGGCAGGTGCACAACCTGCTGGAGAACACCGCCCGGCCCGGCGACGCCGAGGAAACCGTCGAGGTGCGCGGCAGCACCTCCTACGGCGACATCACCATCCGCCGGTCCTGAGGGAGGCCAACCATGACCACGAACCAGATTGCCGTCACCGGGCTACGGAAGTCGTTCGGCGACCACGTCGTGCTCGACGGCATCGATCTGCGCGTACCCGAAGGAACGGTCTTCGCGCTGCTCGGCGCGAACGGCGCGGGCAAGACCACGACGGTGCGGATCCTGTCCACGCTGCTCGCCGCCGACGGCGGCGAGGCCCGGGTCGCCGGGCACGACCTCGCCCGCGAGCCGGACGCGGTGCGCGCCGCGATCGGCGTCACCGGGCAGTTCTCCGCGGTGGACAAGCTGCTCACCGGCGCGGAGAACCTGCGTCTGATGGCGGACCTGCACCACCTGCGCCGGGACGAGGGCCGGCGGCGCGTGGCCGGGCTGCTCGACCGGTTCGACCTGACCGACGCG
The genomic region above belongs to Micromonospora sp. WMMD1128 and contains:
- a CDS encoding peptidase E, whose protein sequence is MPASEPTIVATSMGYVSRRRGPWDARPSQLFDHMAELARAGDTPRVCYLGQAVGDQPTGLTVFYGAFAGTRFRASHMALYPMPNVADVRAHLLAQDIIWVGGGSVANLCAVWQVHGLPEILHECWQAGVVLAGVSAGSICWHVGGATDSYGPDLRPFTDGLAWLPYGNGVHYDSEEQRRPLMHRLVADGTLPTSHCTDDGVGLVYRGTRMVEAVADRAGVAAYELVRAEDGTVRETRIEPRLLPTGPDGRPTA
- the ychF gene encoding redox-regulated ATPase YchF, with the protein product MSLTIGIVGLPNVGKSTLFNALTKNDVLAANYPFATIEPNVGVVGLPDERLGKLAEIFSSQKVLPAPVSFVDIAGLVRGASKGQGRGNAFLANIRDASAICQVVRAFSDPNVVHVDGKVSPADDIETINTELILADLQTLEKALPRLEKEAKLRKDRAAAVEAAKKAAEVLDNGITLYAGAAAAKVELEHLRELHLLTTKPFIYVFNVDEAELGNAAFLDELRALVAPAEAVFMDAKIESELVDLPEDEARELLESIGQSEPGLDQLVRVGFRTLGLQTYLTAGPKEARAWTVSIGATAPEAAGVIHSDFQRGFIKAEVVSYDDLVAAGSMAAAKAAGKVRIEGKEYVMQDGDVVEFRFNV
- a CDS encoding arsenate reductase ArsC — protein: MSNKPSVLFVCVHNAGRSQMAAGWLRHLAGDTVEVRSAGSEPADRINPVAVEAMREVGIDITDQTPAKLTWDTAEASDVIVTMGCGDACPVFPGKRYEDWTLTDPAGQPLDVVRQVRDDIRTRVQKLVDDLRS
- a CDS encoding aquaporin; protein product: MSLALPRRASAEFAGTALLVAAVVGSGIAAARLSPADTGLQLLENAIATALALGALILIFGPVSGAHFNPVVSAVDWWLGRRAGTGLTGRDLAVYAVAQTVGAIAGAVLADLMFGLPAVAWSRTGRAGGNLWLAEVVATTGLILLVFALARSGRTAAAPAAVGAWIGAAYWFTSSTSFANPAVTIGRAFTDTFAGIAPASVPGFVAAQLVGGLVATAALAVWYPHAADTADAVVVPHLAPEAEAR
- a CDS encoding metalloregulator ArsR/SmtB family transcription factor; amino-acid sequence: MSKQDLPVVACCSPIAVRPMDAEQAAVVAPMFKALGDPVRLRLMSMIASVPEMCVCDLTPAFDLSGPTISHHLKVLREAGLVDSERRGTWVWYRVRPEAFRQLGALLDISAAPTGTVA
- a CDS encoding ArsI/CadI family heavy metal resistance metalloenzyme codes for the protein MSRVQLALRVSDLEGSVAFYAKLFGVEPAKRRPGYANFAIENPPLKLVLLEGEGDQPTVMDHLGVEVASTAEVNAATSRLPDSSLITLEENDTECCYALQDKVWVRGPGNEPWEVYTVKADSAQLDKATESACGTPATSGAASTCC
- a CDS encoding Uma2 family endonuclease, whose amino-acid sequence is MTAVPEWMRPPRPEGWYSEDLDQLTEAPRHTELIDGALVFMMSPQRVWHARMVTALVNALTEQAPTGVEVDREITIRLDRWNRPEPDLLATTAPYDPSRTFYTPEETLLVVEVVSPESAHRDRSVKLRKYAEAGIANYWRVEDEDGSPVVHTYEIDSPTRSYAPTGIHRRELHTATPFAVKIDLLGLVPGRSR
- a CDS encoding ribbon-helix-helix protein, CopG family is translated as MDLTSYVSNLGREFAALAEAGGEESRALVERLTGPLESAIRMTLLDALSAAADEITRELAPGSVELRLRGRDPDFVVTVPPAEPLPAATGDSAAPDIDLPIAEDGPVARINVRMPEQLKAAVEEAAAAEGRSVNAWLVRAAAAGLPRADRESRPEPRHGGKRSQQRLTGWVH
- a CDS encoding DUF4097 family beta strand repeat-containing protein; this encodes MPVFDTPESITVTMDLGVAAVWIAAGDRADTVVEVRPSNAADESDVQAAAQVRVDFANGALQVTGPRRAFDFSKKSRSVDVSIELPSDSQLSAHLLMGGVSGTGRLGETQVKTTGDVRLERTGPLRLHTGVGHVAVDGVTGDAEISTGSGTVRVGAVEGAVAVKNSNGNTTIDAASGDVRVRNANGAVEVTRAGAGVDAKTSNGGIRVGEVARGSVVLRTAMGDLDVGVAPGTAAWLEVNTGFGQVHNLLENTARPGDAEETVEVRGSTSYGDITIRRS